The Gallus gallus isolate bGalGal1 chromosome 31, bGalGal1.mat.broiler.GRCg7b, whole genome shotgun sequence genome includes a region encoding these proteins:
- the LOC100859274 gene encoding T-cell-interacting, activating receptor on myeloid cells protein 1 isoform X1: MESCPKGSRQRFSSHSLSPLQSHCPQAAPASWQQWWWPSSSVSDNGDVVPQGLLAQCGTRTVSLAGWWLVTMHRAQQLPRPSLSLHPSQGVSLGDTVTLRCHLPKPAAWVELYQDGLLRSYKDMDKHQVMAEFSLVCVKLEDAMKYWCQYRVLEPPGVSEKSVPIDLVVTDHRYSPPNISISHEKTVEVGTNVTIQCCNQGYGGTIFLHKDGHSAPLQHHDPHGGGTATFTLFGVTPADSGTYRCSYHPKASLFVSSPLGDSVTLEVTPTLAPPGAELVSRGNLVVAVVRGCAAALIFALGVFFVNDACSLWIRRDESLGGEGI; encoded by the exons ATGGAATCATGTCCCAAGGGGAGCAGACAGCGGTTCTCCAGccactccctgtccccactgcagtctcactgtccccaggctgctcctgcctcatggcaaCAATGGTGGTGGCCCTCATCCtcggtgagtgacaatggggacgtggtgccacaGGGGTTGTTGGCCcagtgtgggaccaggaccgtgtcccttgcaggttggtggctggtgacaatgcacagggcacagcaac tgccccgaccctccctgtcgctgcaccccagccagggggtgtccctgggggacactgtcaccctgcgctgccacctaCCCAAGCCGGCTGCCTGGGTTGAGCTCTACCAGGATGGACTTTTGAGATCCTACAAGGACATGGACAAGCATCAGGTCATGGCTGAGTTCTCCTTGGTTTGTGTAAAGCTGGAAGATGCAATGAAGTATTGGTGCCAGTACCGGGTTTTGGAGCCACCGGGAGTATCAGAGAAGAGTGTCCCCATCGATTtggtggtgacag ATCATCGATATTCCCCACCTAACATTTCCATCAGCCACGAAAAAACTGTGGAAGTGGGGACCAATGTCACCATCCAGTGCTGCAATCAGGGCTATGGGGGCACCATCTTCTTGCACAAGGACGGGCACTCAGCCCCTCTCCAGCACCACGACCCCCATGGCGGGGGCACAGCCACCTTCACCCTCTTTGGGGTGACTccagctgacagtggcacctacaggtgctcctatcACCCCAAGGCCTCCCTCTTTGtgtcctcaccccttggggacagcgtgacactggaggtgacacccacacTAGCACCCCCAG gtgctgagtTGGTGTCCCGtgggaacctggtggtggcagtggtgaggggctgcgctgctgcccTCATCTTTGCCCTCGGCGTCTTCTTTGTCAACGATGCCTGCAGCCTCTGGAT
- the LOC107049973 gene encoding platelet glycoprotein VI-like isoform X1 codes for MAPMVVALILGWWLVADSRAQQVPRPSLSLHPSQGVSLGGAVTLRCHLPQLAAWVELYQEGGWSYNKGKEKDQDAAEFSFVSTLQEHAGRYQCQYRVSESAEVSVKSDPVELVLTDLSYSPPSISLHPEQCVEMGTNITIRCRNKDYGAAFLLHKDGSSDPLQCQDFSERGTATFTLFGVTPADSGTYRCSYRPRGYPFISSPIGDSVTLEVTPTPAPPGAAGSSHGNLVVAVVGGCTAAFVFILVLIVFFLLAARRRRMRRDECPGASPKKPEAMEFQLCPQVPSSDSEGLSYLELQAVTPSTQPPSPPAAPQRSVIYTEVAVGGRH; via the exons atggcaccaatggtgGTGGCCCTCATTCTCG gttggtggctggtggcagatagcagggcacagcaag tgccccgaccctccctgtcactgcaccccagccagggggtgtccctggggggtGCTGTCACCCTGCGGTGCCACCTGCCCCAGCTGGCTGCTTGGGTCGAGCTGTACCAGGAAGGAGGTTGGTCATACAacaaggggaaggagaaggatcAGGACGCGGCCGAGTTCTCCTTTGTTAGCACACTGCAGGAACACGCAGGTCGTTATCAATGTCAGTACCGGGTGTCTGAGTCAGCCGAGGTGTCAGTGAagagtgaccccgtggagctggtgctgacag ATCTCAGTTATTCCCCACCCAGCATTTCCCTTCACCCCGAGCAATGTGTGGAGATGGGGACCAACATCACCATCCGCTGCAGGAACAAGGACTACGGGGccgccttcctcctgcacaaggatggGAGCTCAGACCCTCTCCAGTGCCAGGACTTCAGTGAAAGGGGCACAGCCACTTTCACCctctttggggtgaccccagctgacagtggcacctacaggtgctcctatcGCCCCAGGGGTTACCCCTTCATTTCTTCACCCATTGGGGACAGCGTAACACTGGAGGTGACACCTACACCTGCACCCCCAG gtgctgcaggcagttctcatgggaacctggtggtggcagtggttgGTGGAtgcactgctgcctttgtcttcatcctTGTCCTTATTGTCTTCTTCCTCCTCGCTGCTCGCAGACGTCGGATGCGGAGAGATGAGTGCCCTG GTGCCTCCCCCAAAAAGCCTGAGGCCATGGAGTTCCAG CTGTGTCCCCAGGTGCCTTCCAGTGACAGCGAGGGTCTGTCCTACTTGGAGCTGCAAGCTGTgacccccagcacacagccccccagccccccagccGCCCCACAGCGCTCTGTTATCTACACCGAGGTGGCCGTTGGGGGGCGCCATTGA
- the LOC107049973 gene encoding platelet glycoprotein VI-like isoform X2, protein MAPMVVALILGWWLVADSRAQQVPRPSLSLHPSQGVSLGGAVTLRCHLPQLAAWVELYQEGGWSYNKGKEKDQDAAEFSFVSTLQEHAGRYQCQYRVSESAEVSVKSDPVELVLTDLSYSPPSISLHPEQCVEMGTNITIRCRNKDYGAAFLLHKDGSSDPLQCQDFSERGTATFTLFGVTPADSGTYRCSYRPRGYPFISSPIGDSVTLEVTPTPAPPGAAGSSHGNLVVAVVGGCTAAFVFILVLIVFFLLAARRRRMRRDECPGASPKKPEAMEFQVPSSDSEGLSYLELQAVTPSTQPPSPPAAPQRSVIYTEVAVGGRH, encoded by the exons atggcaccaatggtgGTGGCCCTCATTCTCG gttggtggctggtggcagatagcagggcacagcaag tgccccgaccctccctgtcactgcaccccagccagggggtgtccctggggggtGCTGTCACCCTGCGGTGCCACCTGCCCCAGCTGGCTGCTTGGGTCGAGCTGTACCAGGAAGGAGGTTGGTCATACAacaaggggaaggagaaggatcAGGACGCGGCCGAGTTCTCCTTTGTTAGCACACTGCAGGAACACGCAGGTCGTTATCAATGTCAGTACCGGGTGTCTGAGTCAGCCGAGGTGTCAGTGAagagtgaccccgtggagctggtgctgacag ATCTCAGTTATTCCCCACCCAGCATTTCCCTTCACCCCGAGCAATGTGTGGAGATGGGGACCAACATCACCATCCGCTGCAGGAACAAGGACTACGGGGccgccttcctcctgcacaaggatggGAGCTCAGACCCTCTCCAGTGCCAGGACTTCAGTGAAAGGGGCACAGCCACTTTCACCctctttggggtgaccccagctgacagtggcacctacaggtgctcctatcGCCCCAGGGGTTACCCCTTCATTTCTTCACCCATTGGGGACAGCGTAACACTGGAGGTGACACCTACACCTGCACCCCCAG gtgctgcaggcagttctcatgggaacctggtggtggcagtggttgGTGGAtgcactgctgcctttgtcttcatcctTGTCCTTATTGTCTTCTTCCTCCTCGCTGCTCGCAGACGTCGGATGCGGAGAGATGAGTGCCCTG GTGCCTCCCCCAAAAAGCCTGAGGCCATGGAGTTCCAG GTGCCTTCCAGTGACAGCGAGGGTCTGTCCTACTTGGAGCTGCAAGCTGTgacccccagcacacagccccccagccccccagccGCCCCACAGCGCTCTGTTATCTACACCGAGGTGGCCGTTGGGGGGCGCCATTGA
- the LOC124417456 gene encoding immunoglobulin superfamily member 1-like: protein MAVALNGDVEPRELVALCRTRTVSLAGPSLSLHPSQGLSLGDTVTLRCHLPQSAAQVELYQDGLLRSYKDMDKHQVMAEFSLVCVKLEDAMKYWCQYRVLEPPGVSEKSVPIDLVVTDHQYSPPNISISHEKIVEVGTNVTIQCCNQGYGGIIFLHKDGHSAPVQHQDPRGGGTATFILVAVTPADSGTYRCSYHPKASLFVSSPLGDSMMLEVTPTPAPPGRSEPPI, encoded by the exons atggccGTGGCCCTCAATGGGGACGTGGAGCCACGGGAATTGGTGGCCCTGTGTAggaccaggaccgtgtcccttgcag gaccctccctgtcgctgcaccccagccaggggttgtccctgggggacactgtcaccctgcgctgccacctgccccagtCGGCTGCACAAGTTGAGCTCTACCAGGATGGACTTTTGAGATCCTACAAGGACATGGACAAGCATCAGGTCATGGCTGAGTTCTCCTTGGTTTGTGTAAAGCTGGAAGATGCAATGAAGTATTGGTGCCAGTACCGGGTTTTGGAGCCACCGGGGGTATCAGAGAAGAGTGTCCCCATCGATTtggtggtgacag ATCATCAATATTCCCCACCTAACATTTCCATCAGCCACGAAAAAATTGTGGAAGTGGGGACCAATGTCACCATCCAGTGCTGCAATCAGGGCTATGGGGGCATCATCTTCTTGCACAAGGACGGGCACTCAGCCCCTGTCCAGCACCAGGACCCCCGTGGCGGGGGCACAGCCACCTTCATCCTTGTTGCggtgaccccagctgacagtggcacctacaggtgctcctatcACCCCAAGGCCTCCCTCTTTGtgtcctcaccccttggggacagcatgatgctggaggtgacacccacaccTGCACCCCCAGGTAGGTCTGAGCCCCCCATTTAG